ACGGATTGCGAATGCCTGATAGGGACGCGCAGCGCGCTGACCAGCGCCTGGCTTTCTGCAACGGTGGGCCTCAAGCATGTGTCATCAACCAGTTCCTCGATTTGCCCCCGCAGTCTGCGACTCTCGTCGGATGAGCGACCGCGGACCCGACATCGTGATGTACTTTGGATCGGCGGCGAACTCCGCCTGGTTGGCAATGAACGGGAGATCGTACTGCATATCCCGAATGTTCGCTTTGCGAATCGATGGCAGCTTCACTACGACGCAGCGCGTTGCCATATGTGTGTCGCAATCAGTGTGAAGAGATCCTTGGCGGCTCCATTACAGCCATGGGAAAGCCATGAAGCCCAGAAACAGAAAATGCGATACCATCAGCGATGATTGCAGTATTTAACGGCGCCGTCGACGACATCAGCAAGGCTATGAAGTTGCACAGGGTCTGGATCGCCCTTGCCCATGAGGACATCGGCGATCAGCACAGGCGCACGACGCTCGGCCCGCTTTGGCTTCTGGTCAACTACGTCGCTTTCGTGGGCACGTTCGTTTTCGTGTTCCAGCCTGTCGGCAAGGATGCCGCCGGTTATTCCGCGTATGTCGCGATAGGCCTTCTGGTATGGTTCTATCTGATGGAAGTAATGTCCACGAGCGTGGCGCTCTTTCAACGCGAAGAGAGCTTCATCGAAGGCACGACGCTGCCTTTGTTCGTGTATGTGATGCGATTGGCATTGCAGTCTGTCATCAGAGCAGGCTATGCGATCGCGGGTTGCGTGTTCATTCTCGTCTTGAGCGGCTCCCCGATCGGCACTCCATGGCTGTGGTCACTGGCAGGATTGCTCCTGATCTTGTTCGCCACGCCTGCTCTTATCACCGTCTTCGCGTTTCTTGGAGCTTTCTTTCCCGACAGCCAGTTCATTGTTGGTAATTTGCTACGGGTCGGCATGTTCTTCACGCCTGTTTTCTGGGTGTACAACGGTCAAGACCCCGTCCAAACATACGCCTACGAATGGAATCCGTTCACCTATTTTCTGGAGATCGTCCGTTTGCCGATCATGACTGGAGAGTTTCCCACCCATGCTTTCACGGTAACGATCATCGTGTCATTGGCTACATGGATGATTGCATTGCTACTGCTTGGTCGTTATCGCAAGCAAGTCGTCTTCATCATCTGAGTTTTCGATGGTTTCTATCAAGCTGGACAACGTTAGCCTTGTTTACAAGCTGCACGAGAAGCTGACGCTTTCCGCGCCGGACCGGCGCGTGGACGGGCCTGGCGGCAGAATCGAAGGCTCGGGTAGAAAGCAGTTTGTGCAGGCGCTCGACGGCGTCAGTTTCGAACTCAAGGCGGGCGACCGGTTAGGCTTGGTTGGCCCGAACGGAGCCGGCAAGACCACCCTTCTCAAGGTGCTCTACGGGATCTACGAGCCATCCGGGGGAAGCGTCGCGATAGAAGGCAAAGTCGACGCTCTTTTCAACATCAACATAGGCTTTCGCCGCGAGGCAACCGGGCGCAGAAATATCGTCCTGCGTGGATTGATCAGCGGATGGACGGAAGCCGAGATCGAAGAGAAAATGGAGGACATCATTGCCTTCAGCGAATTGGGGGACTTCATCGATTTGCCGTTCAAGGCCTACAGCCAGGGCATGGCCGCGCGACTGGCCTTTTCGGCAGCGACCGCGCTTGATCCCGAGATTCTGTTGATGGACGAGTGGATCGGCGCCGGCGACGCCGCTTTTCAGGACAAGGCCAAAAGGCGCATGGACGAACTGGCGGAAAAGGCCGGCATCATCGTCCTCGCGAGCCACAGCGAGGCTCTTATCCAAAGTGTGTGTACGAAGAAATTGACGCTCAGGAGCGGGCGGATAGAATCGCTCACGACAGAGCCGGTAAAGAGAGCTGCAACGACAGCCAAGCGTTAGACACTCTCGACGGCCATCACGCTGGCCTGCCTTTCTTGCGCCAAGACGGGGCTGTTCGTGGGCCCTGTTGAACATGGCGCGCATCCTGCGCTACCGATGCGAAGCCGGTTGCAGCGGCGTCAGAATCCCAATAGTTGTGCCTCTTCTTTCGGCGCCCCTTCACGCTCGCAAGCGGACTTCTGGAT
This region of Mesorhizobium sp. C432A genomic DNA includes:
- a CDS encoding ABC transporter ATP-binding protein; this encodes MVSIKLDNVSLVYKLHEKLTLSAPDRRVDGPGGRIEGSGRKQFVQALDGVSFELKAGDRLGLVGPNGAGKTTLLKVLYGIYEPSGGSVAIEGKVDALFNINIGFRREATGRRNIVLRGLISGWTEAEIEEKMEDIIAFSELGDFIDLPFKAYSQGMAARLAFSAATALDPEILLMDEWIGAGDAAFQDKAKRRMDELAEKAGIIVLASHSEALIQSVCTKKLTLRSGRIESLTTEPVKRAATTAKR
- a CDS encoding ABC transporter permease, whose translation is MIAVFNGAVDDISKAMKLHRVWIALAHEDIGDQHRRTTLGPLWLLVNYVAFVGTFVFVFQPVGKDAAGYSAYVAIGLLVWFYLMEVMSTSVALFQREESFIEGTTLPLFVYVMRLALQSVIRAGYAIAGCVFILVLSGSPIGTPWLWSLAGLLLILFATPALITVFAFLGAFFPDSQFIVGNLLRVGMFFTPVFWVYNGQDPVQTYAYEWNPFTYFLEIVRLPIMTGEFPTHAFTVTIIVSLATWMIALLLLGRYRKQVVFII